The following nucleotide sequence is from Thermodesulfobacteriota bacterium.
GGCGAGGCAGTGGGATATGTGATTGAGTTTGAAAACGGATTTAAGATATATCACGCTGGTGATACGGCTGTATTTAGTGACATGAAAATAATTTCAGAAATTTACAAACCTGAGCTTGTTATGCTGCCAATAGGTGATTTGTTTACTATGTCTCCCTCTGAGGCTGCGCATGCATGCAGATTTTTAAATCCTAAGTATGTTATCCCCATGCACTATGGGACGTTCCCGCTACTTGCCGACGCACCGGATGATATAAGAAACCTAACTCAGGATATGAAAGAAACTCAGGTAATTGAATTGAAACCTGGCGATACTTTGAGATAAACTATTTTTTATGAGATATAGTTATTAATAACCAAATATAACTAAAGGACGGATAACTAATATGCGAAGAAGCAAATACTTATTACTATCTATTCTTCTAACCGTATTCTATTTAGCATCATGTGACTCAGACGGGAATAATAACACTACTTCACCCGAGCCAACGCCTATGCCTACTCCATCCCCAACTCCGGATCCGGGGCTTGAGAACCAGTTTGGACTAATAAACACATTTACAGGTCTGTTTTTTGATAAACCTCTTGATGTACAAAATGCCGGGGACGGCACAAACCGTTTGTTCGTTGCCGAGCAAAGAGGTGTGATTATGGTACTCAACAACCTTCCTGGCCTACAAAACGGCGAGTTAATTCAGCGAAATGTCACCTCTGATATGTTTTTAGATATTCGGGACCGCATATTATTCGATGATAGCGAGCAAGGACTGCTTGGTTTTACATTTCACCCAAATTTTACAAATAACGGATATGTCTATGTTCATTACACAGCAAGCAATCCAAGCAGAAGCGTTGTTTCCAGATTTGAGGTTAGCTCGAACAACGCAGACCTTGTAGATACACAAACTGAGCTTGTAATACTAGAAATTCCTCAGCCCCACCCATTTCATAACGGCGGACAGCTTGTGTTTGGCCCGCAGGACGGATATTTATACATCTCAATGGGCGATGGCGGCCCCGCAGGCGGCCTAGGAACAGGTCAAGATCTAACTGACCTTCTTGGAACAATTATCAGAATTGATGTAAATAATACTCAAAATGGACTTAACTATTCGATACCACCGGACAATCCATTTGCTAACAATAACCAGGGTATTAGAGAAGAAATCTATGCTTATGGGCTGCGTAATCCATGGAGAGTCGCCTTTAACGAGATGTCTGGAAGACTATGGTCTGGAGATGTAGGCGAGGCCTCAAGAGAAGAGCTTAACATAATTGTAAATGGAGCTAACTACGGCTGGTCAATTACGGAAGGAACTCAGTGTATACAGCAAGGATGCAATCCATCAGACTTTGAGCTTCCGGTGCTTGAGTACGGAAGATCAACAGGGGGCTCCGTAATAGGCGGGGTATTTTATTATGGCAACGAGTTTCCGGAGCTTACCGGCATGTATTTATATGCTGATTTTGTATCTGGAAGGGTATGGGCGCTGCAATACGATGGATTTAATGTAGTGCAGAACGTTCAACTATTGAATTTCAATGCATTCTCTATTGTCGCATTTGGCTTAGATGAACAGGGAGAGCCATATATTGCATCATTTGACGGAAATATCTATAGGCTTGAGCGTCTAGATTAAATCATCAACACTCAGGATTACTTGCGAGCTCCAAATTAACCTTTGCTTTATTGTCAGATCTATAAAAAATCTAATGATATTCGTAGAATAATTCGATATTTACCCTCGGTTATATATTTGACAACAAATATAAGTTATGATAATTATTAACGTTTGATTTTTAACAGGAGAGGTGTATTTAGCGCCCATGTTTGAAGGAATATCAGAGAAATTAAACACAACTTTAAAAAGAGTAAGAGGCTATGGGAAGCTCAGCGATAGCAATATCGAAGAGGCTTTGCGAGAAGTAAGACTCAGTCTACTAGAAGCGGATGTTAACTTTAAAGTTGTAAGAGACTTTATTAACTCTGTTAAAGAAAGGGCTTTGGGACAGGAAGTGCTTCAAAGCTTATCGCCCGGGCAGCAGTTTGTTAAGATCGTACATGAAGAGCTAATTAGCGTATTGGGCGATCAGAGCTCTGAGCTTGACCTAAAGGCAAGCCCGCCAGTAGGCATTATGCTGATTGGTCTTCAGGGATCTGGTAAAACCACCTCTGCTTCTAAAATTGCAAGATTCTTAAAAGACAAATTAAATAGAAATCCGTATTTAGTGCCGGCAGACGTCTACCGTCCAGCAGCTATCGATCAGCTTAAGGTGTTGGCAGGTCAAATAGATGTTGGAGTCTATGATACGCCTGCAGGATCAAATCCAGTGGATATTGCTCAGGATGCGATGGAAGTTGCCCGCACAAACGGTCATGACACAGTAATCATAGATACCGCGGGAAGACTGCACATAGATGAAGAGCTCATGGATGAGCTTAGAAATATCAAATCTGCAGTAAATCCTCATCAGGTTCTTCTTGTGGCTGATGCGATGACAGGTCAGGACGCTGTAAATGTTTCCTCAAGCTTCAATGAGGCAATTGACATTGACGGCGTTGTGCTTACAAAAATGGACGGGGACGCAAGAGGCGGTGCGGCCCTATCAATTAAAGCGGTTACGGGCAAGCCTATTAAGTTCTTTGGTACGGGCGAGAAATTAGATGCCATTGAAGTATTTCATCCCGACCGTATTGCTTCACGAATTCTGGGAATGGGAGATGTTCTAAGCTTTATTGAGAAAGCACAGACCGCGTTTGAAGATAAAAAAGCTGAGGACATGGCTAAAAAGCTAATGAAAAAGCAGTTTTCATTGGCCGATTTCAAAGAAGCAATGCTTACAATGAATAAAATGGGCTCACTTGAGAGTATGACTCAGATGATCCCAGGAATGAAACAAGTTTCAAAAGACCCTAAAGCGCTTGAGACTGCTGAGAAAGAAATGAAGAAAACAATTGCTATAATTGATTCAATGACTCCTAAGGAAAGGCATAATCATGCCATCATAAACGGCTCTCGCAGAAAACGTATCGCAAAAGGAAGCGGCACTAGGGTTGAAGACATAAACCGCATGATTAAGAATTATATGCAGATGCGCAAGATGATGGGCAATATGGGGAAAATGGGCAAATTAGCAAAAAGAATGATGAAAGTTCGATAATATAGTTTATTATACTAATATACTGTTAGGAGGTATTAATAGTTTGGTTAAGATAAGACTTATGAGAGCAGGGTCCAAAAAACGCCCATTTTATAGAATAGTGGCTGCAGATTCGCGCTCTCCAAGAGACGGTAAGTTTTTAGAGATTCTAGGATATTACGATCCTAGGAAAAAACCTCATGTTTTAGAGGTTAAAACAGATAGGGTGCAGGATTGGGTCAGTAAAGGCGCTCAGACATCTGTTAGAGTTGAGAAACTTATATCTACATTAAATTAGGGCTAAGACTGTAACGATAAGAAAGTGCTGGTGTATTGATACTACACACGGGAGGTATCAGTTATGGATAGACTAAAAGAGCTTGTTACTTTCATTGCGCAATCCCTGGTAGACAGTCCTGATAAAGTTGAGGTACGTGAGGTTGCGGGAGAGCAGACAGCTGTGCTTGAGTTAAAGGTGGCCCCTGAGGATCTAGGTAAGATAATAGGTAAACAGGGCAAAACAGCTAAAGCCATTAGGACAATCTTAGGCGCTGCGGCTGCTAAGATGAGAAAAAGAGCAGTGCTCGAAATCTTGGAATAAGATGCGTCCCCGTTTTAGTTAGATATGGGACTAATTTCGTTTGGTAAGATTTCAAAAGTACACGGACTAGAGGGAGAGGTAAAATTTCTTCCACACAGCCGCCAACTAGATAATATTTCTACTCTGGATCGGATCTTTATATATAAAAGGCCCGATGCTCCCCCATCAGAGTTAAAAATAAAAAAAAGAAGAATTCACAATAATGCTGCGTTCTTTAAGATAGAAGGAGTTGATTCTATCCAAGATGCACAGGCTCTTGTAGGAAGTGAAGTGCATGTAGAGACTTCAGATTTAAAAGAGCTGGATGAGGACGAGTACTACTGGTTTGATCTGATTGGTCTTAAGACATATACAGATAAGGGAGAGTTCATCGGGATTGTAGATAGCTTAGTTGACCGTTCAATGCAGAGTTTATTGGTAGTAAAAGATGGAGATAAAGAACACTTAATACCCCTTACTGAGCCAATAGTGCAAAAGATAGATCTTAAGAACTCTAAGATTATTATTTCTACAATAGAAGGCCTTATAGAATAACTTCGGAACTAAAATGAGATACGATATTCTTACTATATTTCCAGATTTTTTTGATTCACCTTTTTCCTTTGGGATCCTGCAAAAAGCCCAAGAAAAAGGACTTATTGAAATAAACACCCATGACATAAGAGAATATAGTGATAACAAGCATAAAACAGTGGATGATACCCCATATGGCGGGGGCGGCGGTATGCTTATGAATGCAGCACCTATTGGATCGGCTGTAGAAAGTGTGAAAGATGAAAGCCTAAAGTCAATTGTATTGTTAACAACACCCGACGGGGAGAAATACTCTGATAATATGGCTCGTGAGCTTTCAGAATATGATCAGATTGTAGTTATATGCGGTAGATATGAAGGGGT
It contains:
- a CDS encoding PQQ-dependent sugar dehydrogenase, with amino-acid sequence MRRSKYLLLSILLTVFYLASCDSDGNNNTTSPEPTPMPTPSPTPDPGLENQFGLINTFTGLFFDKPLDVQNAGDGTNRLFVAEQRGVIMVLNNLPGLQNGELIQRNVTSDMFLDIRDRILFDDSEQGLLGFTFHPNFTNNGYVYVHYTASNPSRSVVSRFEVSSNNADLVDTQTELVILEIPQPHPFHNGGQLVFGPQDGYLYISMGDGGPAGGLGTGQDLTDLLGTIIRIDVNNTQNGLNYSIPPDNPFANNNQGIREEIYAYGLRNPWRVAFNEMSGRLWSGDVGEASREELNIIVNGANYGWSITEGTQCIQQGCNPSDFELPVLEYGRSTGGSVIGGVFYYGNEFPELTGMYLYADFVSGRVWALQYDGFNVVQNVQLLNFNAFSIVAFGLDEQGEPYIASFDGNIYRLERLD
- the ffh gene encoding signal recognition particle protein; this encodes MFEGISEKLNTTLKRVRGYGKLSDSNIEEALREVRLSLLEADVNFKVVRDFINSVKERALGQEVLQSLSPGQQFVKIVHEELISVLGDQSSELDLKASPPVGIMLIGLQGSGKTTSASKIARFLKDKLNRNPYLVPADVYRPAAIDQLKVLAGQIDVGVYDTPAGSNPVDIAQDAMEVARTNGHDTVIIDTAGRLHIDEELMDELRNIKSAVNPHQVLLVADAMTGQDAVNVSSSFNEAIDIDGVVLTKMDGDARGGAALSIKAVTGKPIKFFGTGEKLDAIEVFHPDRIASRILGMGDVLSFIEKAQTAFEDKKAEDMAKKLMKKQFSLADFKEAMLTMNKMGSLESMTQMIPGMKQVSKDPKALETAEKEMKKTIAIIDSMTPKERHNHAIINGSRRKRIAKGSGTRVEDINRMIKNYMQMRKMMGNMGKMGKLAKRMMKVR
- the rpsP gene encoding 30S ribosomal protein S16; amino-acid sequence: MVKIRLMRAGSKKRPFYRIVAADSRSPRDGKFLEILGYYDPRKKPHVLEVKTDRVQDWVSKGAQTSVRVEKLISTLN
- a CDS encoding KH domain-containing protein, producing MDRLKELVTFIAQSLVDSPDKVEVREVAGEQTAVLELKVAPEDLGKIIGKQGKTAKAIRTILGAAAAKMRKRAVLEILE
- the rimM gene encoding ribosome maturation factor RimM (Essential for efficient processing of 16S rRNA) encodes the protein MGLISFGKISKVHGLEGEVKFLPHSRQLDNISTLDRIFIYKRPDAPPSELKIKKRRIHNNAAFFKIEGVDSIQDAQALVGSEVHVETSDLKELDEDEYYWFDLIGLKTYTDKGEFIGIVDSLVDRSMQSLLVVKDGDKEHLIPLTEPIVQKIDLKNSKIIISTIEGLIE